The following coding sequences are from one Thamnophis elegans isolate rThaEle1 chromosome 5, rThaEle1.pri, whole genome shotgun sequence window:
- the DIPK1A gene encoding divergent protein kinase domain 1A, whose product MARRVSAGAWLRKPYYGQVRFSYMRMKYLFFSWLGVFIGSWIIYVQYSSYTELCRGHDCKKTICDKYKSGVIDGSACSSLCTRQTLYFRKCLSTQPNNQMYLGEWGNLQGVIKCQMEEIAHIDLRTELEPRKETTLFDKPTRGTTVQKFKEMVYGLFKAKLGEQGNLPELVNLILTVADGNKDGRVSLPEAKSAWALLQLNEFLLMVILQDKEHTPKLLGFCGDLYVMEKVEYTSLFGISLPWILELFIPFGFRRSMDQWFTPSWPRKAKIAIGLLEFVEDIFHGPYGNFLMCDMSAKNLGYNDKYDLKMLDMRKIVPEMNLKELIKDRHCESDLDCVYGSDCRTVCDQSKMKCTTEIIQPNLAKVCHLLKDYLLLGAPLEIHEELEKQLYSCIALKVSANQMEMEHSLILNNLKTLLWKKISHTDDS is encoded by the exons GTTCGCTTCTCTTATATGCGGATGAAATATCTCTTCTTCTCTTGGCTAGGAGTATTTATTGGCAGCTGGATTATTTATGTTCAGTACTCATCTTACACAGAACTTTGCAGAGGGCATGACTGTAAGAAAACAATA tgtGATAAATACAAGAGTGGGGTTATTGATGGATCAGCATGTAGTAGCCTGTGTACAAGACAAACACtttatttcagaaaatgtttGTCAACCCAACCCAACAATCAG ATGTATTTAGGAGAATGGGGTAATTTGCAAGGAGTTATAAAATGCCAGATGGAAGAAATTGCTCATATTGATCTTAGAACTGAACTAGAaccaaggaaagaaacaactcTGTTTGATAAACCAACTAGAGGAACTACTGTTCAAAAATTCAAAGAGATGGTCTATGGGCTTTTTAAA GCAAAACTGGGAGAACAAGGAAATCTTCCTGAATTGGTTAATCTCATCTTGACTGTGGCTGATGGGAATAAAGATGGTCGTGTTTCCTTGCCAGAAGCAAAGTCAGCATGGGCACTTCTCCAGTTAAATGAATTCCTGCTCATGGTAATTCTCCAAGATAAAGAACACACTCCCAAATTGTTGGGGTTTTGCGGAGATCTTTATGTGATGGAAAAAGTTGAATATACCTCTCTTTTTGGAATAAGCCTTCCGTGGATTTTAGAACTTTTCATTCCTTTTGGTTTCAGAAGGAGCATGGATCAATGGTTTACTCCGTCGTGGCCGAGAAAGGCAAAAATAGCTATAGGGCTTCTAGAATTTGTGGAAGACATTTTCCATGGACCGTATGGAAATTTTCTCATGTGTGATATGAGTGCCAAAAACCTGGGCTATAATGATAAATATGACTTAAAAATGttggatatgagaaaaatagTGCCAGAAATGAATTTAAAAGAACTTATTAAAGATCGTCACTGCGAGTCTGACCTGGATTGCGTATATGGCTCCGACTGTAGAACTGTATGTGACCAAAGTAAAATGAAATGTACTACAGAAATAATTCAGCCAAATTTAGCAAAGGTGTGCCATTTGCTTAAAGACTACCTGCTTCTCGGGGCTCCTTTAGAAATACATGAAGAACTAGAGAAACAATTGTACTCTTGCATTGCCCTGAAAGTTTCAGCCAATCAGATGGAAATGGAACATTCTTTAATACTCAATAACTTGAAAACTCTATTGTGGAAGAAAATATCTCATACAGATGATTCTTAG